The following DNA comes from Brassica oleracea var. oleracea cultivar TO1000 chromosome C5, BOL, whole genome shotgun sequence.
ATTCAGAATCACAACTCTCCATAATGAATGCAAATAAGAAGGAGACGTGCAAGATAAAGTGGGTCCATGTCATGTAAACGTGTTATCCGTTATCCGCCAATCTACTCTCTCTGCGACCAGACCCCACTAGCCAATCAAATAAAATTATTTGTTGAGTTTTTTTTTGGGGTCAAAACGGCTAGTTGAGTTTATTTGATTTTATTTCCATGGTTATTTTCTTGATTCTAAATTATTTTGTGTTGTTCTTACGTACGAACATGTTGGTAACATATACGTTTATTTGGATTATTTTACTCATGCGTTGGCAGGACCGGCTTATATAGAGGACGAGCGGTGCGACCATTCCGAGCTCAATCTGTGTCCCCCTATTTTTTAATAGATAAGAATCCGATTTTTTTTAAAAATACATGTATTTTTATATTAAAAATAAGAAAAAGTTCAAATTCTTTTATATCAAAATATTTTTTTATTTCCATAGATTTATTTTACTTTTGGTATTTTGTAAAACAACATATATCTATCAGATTTTTTAAAGAAAAATAATAGTTTGGAAATTAAATTTTTTTTACCTCAAAATTCATGACACCATTGAGTCGGCCTCGTGGGTTAGGCCACCTCAAGCTGAATTTGATAGGACAAGCCGAAGCCATGAATAATTAAAAACATTCTATTTGTATTAGTATTACAACAATTATTTTCCCGACCAAAGAGGATATATGCTACAAATACATCTTAAAACCCCCCAAAAACAAATAGAAGATGAATCTCTGATTCGTTCTTCTTCAACTATTTGATATGGTAAAACATTCTCACGTAGTGATTAGTCTATAGCTAATGTGATTATATCATCCAAAGTTTTTTTTTTCTAAACCGTAAATATCATATGAAAAGAAGATTTTACAAGAACATCTTTCGTCTGAGCTATCTTGGCAAAAAGAAAAAAAAAAGATGGATCATGATTAAAACCTACAAGACTGGGAAATTTACATTTCGGCATCGCCAGGTACAGAGGACCGACACGTGACAACACGTGACTAGTTTGGATCACTTCTGTGGGGCCTAGAGCTGTAAACTGGGCGAGCCCACGTCCATTAGCCCATATCCATTTGTCCATTTATTGTTCGCGGACAGAGAGTGACCATGTCCATTAAAAACCATGTCCATTAAGGACCATACCCACTAACACCCATATTTTCATGGGATGCCATGGGGTCCATAATGACCATATAAGAAATTTTAAATTTTAATTTATAAGTCTACAATTATATATACAAGTTCATAAAATTAAAATTCATCCATAAATTCAAAAGTACAACAATACATAAGTTCATAAGTACAACAATTCTGGTCTTGGCGGGAAAAATCGATTTTGCGGTTTTGGCGGAAAAACTCGATTTTGCAGTTTTGACGGGAAAACTCGATTTTGCAGTTTTGGCGGAAAAACTCATTTTTGCGGTTTTGGCGGAAAACTAGATTTTCTGATTTTGGCAGAGAAACTCGATTTTTCGGTTTTGCCATGGGTCCATAATGACCATATAAGAAATTTTAATGTATAAAACTAAAATTACATATACAAGTTCATAAAATTAAAATTCATCCATAAATTCATAAGTACAATAATACATAAGTTCATAAGTACAACAATTTTGGTTTTGGTGAGAAAAATCGATTTTGTGGTTTTGGCAGGAAAACTCGATTTTCCGGTTTTGGCGGGAAAATTCGATTTTGCGTTTTGAAAAAAAACTCAATTTTGCGGTTCTGACGGAAAAACTCGATTTTCTGGTTCTGGCGGAAAAATTTGATATCAAAATTTAAGCGAAAAAATCGATTTTACGATTTTAGCAGAAAAACTTAAATTTTAGAAACCCTAAGTTTTGTGACCATTGGACAGTCCACGTCCATAAAGCCCAAAACCCACAAAGACCATTTTCTTAATGGTCTTCCACATTTTCTCCAATAAAAACCAATGGAAAAAATGGGTTTGTCCATATTAAGCCCGTTTGTATATGGACATGGGCAACCATTGGACGGCCCGCCCATTTGACACCTCTAGTGGGGCCAGGATACCTCTGTATAATTCAAAAAAAAAACCTATAAGACACATTTTATCTTAGCCACATGGCCATAAGTGAATCAAAATGTTTCCTACGCCTCCTTGATGAGATGATGTTCTGTAGGTCTTTGCCAATGCCATAGAACACAGCTGCTACTGAGATATATGTTTGATTGCGTACCAGGTTGTTTCTCTGCTTCCATAGATGGTATATCACCGTCTGAACAGCTAGCTTCCTAAGGAGAGAAAGTTTGGAAGAAGATGCAGCTCTGATCCAGGACAAGAGCTCTGACCAGTCTGCGAACATGGTGTTTGGTGGCTGGCATCTGAGCAGGACCTCCCTCCAAACTTCTTGAATGTATTCGCATGAAAGCATGAGATGATCCCTCATCTCTTCGAAGTTGGAGTAAAAAGAGCAGGAGGGTGAGACCGGTAATCCCCATGCTGCAAGTCTTGATCGTGTAGGCAACCTGTCGTAGTTTGCGATCCACATAGTGAAGCTATGCTTCGGAATTTCTCCTTTGAACCAGACCACATCCACCCAATTTTTGATCTGTTGACGCGACCTGAGCACTTCCCACGTTGTGGAAGACCTGAAAACATGTAAAGAAGAATCACCAGCCACCCATTCGTAATCATCACAAACATCAACATTTAATGGCAAGGTTATAGTCGTAAAGTGAGCATGTAAATCAACTTCCTCTTGAGAACGTGGATGTGTAAGGGTCCAATGTGATCCTGCTATAGCATCTGCAACGACTGCATTCTTGCTTACTCGCAAGGCTCTAAGTCCCGCGGGACCAATGTGTTCTATCAACAGACCCATGGGAGTCCACTGATCGGACCAGAAGCTTGCTGTGAGACCGTTACCCAGCCTTGTTTTACTAAACTGGAGCGCAAGAGGTCTCAGGTCCAGCAGCTTTCTCCATGCCCAAGAGTCAGAAGCATTCTCTGCAATGGTCCAGAAAGAATGGCCATTCAGGTGCGTGCTCCAGTGCCAGTCTGCCCACAGAGAGGGAGTTCAGATGAACTTTAGGCATAACACTAGATAGTAGTATCCAGATGAACTTTAGGCATAACACCTGGTTCCATATGGAGAAGCTCCGGAGGCCTAGACCGCCTTCTTCCTTAGGTAGACAAACAATTGTCCAAGCTATCTTTGCTATGCTTCTCTGGTTCCATATTGGTCCAGAACCGGTGAGGTTTTTCCTGATTGAGTTCGAGCACCTCACTGGTCTGAACTACGAATGTATTAAGAACCTGGATAATCCCGCTGTAGAGGTGACAGATGAGTTGGCTCGTTTCTGGGAGTTGATGGCTGTGGATATTGATGCTGGTCCAAGTTCTCAGCAAATAGTAACAGCATGTGAGAGATGTGGAGAGTAGTCTCGGGATGACTGCATGTGGCTAGGATACTTAGCCATCTACACATGATTCATTGAAGGAAAAAAGTATTCATCCGCTACACGGGCGAGTCCTGCAAGGCTAATGATGGATCTAAAAGACTTTGAGACCTACCCATGGGGAAGACTGGCCTTTAAGACCCTGATCGACTCTGTGAAGGCCAAAAATTTGACAAAGACTTGTTATACCGTAGATGGGTTTATTCGAGTTCTCCAAGTTTGGGTCTACTACGCTCTGCCCGACCTTGCTGCAAGCTTTGGAAAACCTATACAAAACAAACCAAGTCCCCCTTTGTTGGCTTACAAGGGACATAAAGGACGAAAATTTGTCAAAAAGACTATCAGCACATGTATATCTGATTATTCCAAATAATATAGTACTAATTAATCTTTGTCAATTATAACTTGATATTTACTTAATGCAAACTCGCGTGGTCAACTATGAGGCGAAGGAGATAGATGAAATGTTCCCTAAATGGGACAATGATGAGAGTGATGTGGTGGTTGAAAACTTGGTGAAGTTCATGTTTGCTGCTAAAGGTAAATGGAAGTGGACCCAAGAGTGTTGGCCAGTCCAAGGTGCTGAGAAATAGACCAATCCTGTCTATGTGAAGCAAGAAAGTCCTCAGCCCACTGTGAACGAAGAAAAAAGAGCTCCGAAGAAAGCTCGTACAGAATCCCCTGCTGCTGATAGGAATGGGATTACGAGAGTAGAGATTGAACAATTATTCAAGGATATGACGGAAGTTATGACTGTTGGGTTTGGTCAGTGCGTAAAAGAGGTGAAGCTTCTCGGGGGTAGGATGGAAGCTTTGGAGAAGAAGGTGAGAATCAACTTCTGGCACTGACTCTAATGAAATTCAAGTCCCCCTTTCAGACACCGGGAAGGATATGAAAGAACCAGGGGTTAGTACCAAACCGTCAACCAAAAAACGAGTGCTGCGAAATACTAGGCTAAATACTAAGTTACCGTAGTGAAAGTTGGATTTGGTTTGTTATGTTTGAATGGTTTTCCTCCCTTATGTCAGAACTCTTGGATTTGGTTTGTTATGTACGAATTTTTCTTCCTTATGTGATTGTTGGCTTTTTTATAACTGTGATTGTTATGTTGGTTTTGACATTCCCATTGTAATCAGAATTGCAGAGTGAGAGTGTTAACGGGGAAAAAGGAGGAAGGGAAAACAATGTTCATGCTGCCAACACAGAACCAAGTGTTGTCATTATGGACAAAACAAAATCAACCAAATCAGATTTATAGAGGGAGGGAGAGAGACGCGTATCAAAGAAAGATATAGTTAAGGAATATTGTCATGCAAAGAGTGAATGAGAAAGGAAGCTTGGTGCGTCACATCAATCTCCATTTCTGAGAAATAGCACAGCCAAACAGATCGTTCCAACCAAGAACGTTGGTCATGGATATGATCCATTTGCACCCGTTGACAAGAAGAACGCTAAAGTGCTTCTTGACCTTTTGAAGAAAGATCCGTAAGTCATGATATCTCACACATTTTGAAAAAAATGTCAAGTTTTTCTGATAGAATTTTGCTGTTTACACACATCATACACTATGTTTTGGAAAAAAAAAGCCTTCTGGAAGTCGAAGTTTTTGGTTTGCCACCCTCCGAACCCCCCTGAAATGGCTCTTAGGCTTTGTAAGTCTCCTAAACACTACTCGGACCATAAGACTTCAGGAAGACTTCATGAAGTATTCGGGAAGACTTTTGACTTCATGAAGACTTCAGGAAGACTTCAGGAAGTCTTCATTCAGTCTTCCCGAAGTCTTCCCTAAGTCTTCCTGAAGTCTTCCCGAAGTCTTCCCGAAGTCTTCCTGAAGTCTTCCTGCAGTCTTCCCGACGTCTTTTTGTCTCTTATGAAGCGTTCTGACTTGTTATATTTTGAATGCAGCACATGGATGGTTTTATGAATTTATTGAGGCTTCGATATTCCGAGCATCCAGAGCATTTTAGGTCCTATAGGCTTTGCTTTCTTGATTCCAATTTTGGTATGATGTGGATCGACAAGTACGGGGAATTTAAGAGCTCAGAGCTTGGTAGCAACGGTTTAGGAAGAAGGC
Coding sequences within:
- the LOC106344889 gene encoding uncharacterized protein LOC106344889 — encoded protein: MGLLIEHIGPAGLRALRVSKNAVVADAIAGSHWTLTHPRSQEEVDLHAHFTTITLPLNVDVCDDYEWVAGDSSLHVFRSSTTWEVLRSRQQIKNWVDVVWFKGEIPKHSFTMWIANYDRLPTRSRLAAWGLPVSPSCSFYSNFEEMRDHLMLSCEYIQEVWREVLLRCQPPNTMFADWSELLSWIRAASSSKLSLLRKLAVQTVIYHLWKQRNNLVRNQTYISVAAVFYGIGKDLQNIISSRRRRKHFDSLMAMWLR